The following are from one region of the Amia ocellicauda isolate fAmiCal2 chromosome 1, fAmiCal2.hap1, whole genome shotgun sequence genome:
- the tdh gene encoding L-threonine dehydrogenase isoform X2, with translation MPVLRALSKAARQALLAPGCGCPPLAVAVRSISFSPRQVTNDASFHSVSFSETDHPKVLITGGLGQLGVGLAKLLRKRFGNNNVILSDIRKPPSHVFHSGPFIYSDILDYKNLREIVVNNRITWLVHYSALLSAVGEANVSLARAVNITGLHNILDIAAEHGLRLFVPSTIGAFGPTSPRNPTPDLCVQRPRTIYGVSKVHAELMGEYYHHRYGLDFRCLRYPGIISADSQPDYAVAIFHDAIKTGKFECNLKPDTRLPMMYIDDCLRATLDVMEAPAEQLTMRTYNINAMSFSPEELVAEVQKPLPDLQVTYNIDPVRQAIADSWPMNFDDNNARKDWGWKHDYDLPELVTTMLNFLGADSRIARAN, from the exons ATGCCAGTTTTAAGAGCTCTGAGCAAGGCTGCCAGGCAGGCGCTGCTGGCCCCAGGCTGTGGGTGTCCTCCGCTGGCAGTTGCGGTCCGTAGCATCAGCTTCTCTCCGCGCCAGGTCACCAACGACGCCAGTTTCCACTCGGTCTCCTTCTCTGAGACTGACCATCCCAAGGTCCTCATCACGG GTGGCCTGGGACAGCTTGGGGTGGGACTCGCTAAACTGCTGAG GAAACGATTTGGAAACAACAATGTGATCCTGTCAGATATCCGGAAGCCCCCGAGCCATGTGTTCCACAGCG GACCTTTTATCTATTCTGACATCTTGGACTACAAGAACCTGCGTGAGATCGTGGTGAACAACCGCATCACCTGGCTGGTTCACTACAGCGCCCTTCTCAGTGCTGTCGGGGAGGCCAACGTGTCACTGGCCCGCGCTGTCAACATCACTG gacTACACAATATCCTGGACATTGCCGCAGAACATGGCCTGCGATTGTTTGTCCCCAGCACCATTGGGGCTTTTGGGCCCACGTCCCCACGCAACCCCACCCCTGACCTGTGTGTCCAGCGCCCCCGCACCATCTATGGGGTCTCCAAAGTGCATGCTGAGCTCATGGGAGAG TATTACCATCACCGGTATGGCCTGGATTTCCGCTGTCTGAGGTACCCTGGCATCATCTCAGCAGATTCTCAGCCAG ACTACGCAGTGGCGATCTTTCACGATGCCATCAAGACAGGCAAGTTTGAATGCAACCTGAAGCCGGACACACGGCTGCCCATGATGTACATCGACGATTGCTTGCGCGCCACCCTGGATGTGATGGAGGCTCCGGCCGAGCAGCTGACCATGCGGACCTATAACATCAACGCCATGAGCTTTAGCCCCGAGGAGCTGGTCGCCGAGGTTCAGAAACCGCTTCCTGACCTCCAGGTCACCTACAACATCGACCCTGTCCGCCAGGCCATCG CTGACAGCTGGCCCATGAATTTTGATGACAACAACGCACGGAAAGACTGGGGCTGGAAACATGACTACGACCTTCCCGAGTTGGTGACGACCATGCTGAACTTCCTTGGCGCAGACTCCCGGATCGCTCGTGCCAACTGA
- the mtmr9 gene encoding myotubularin-related protein 9: MEFAELIKTPRVDNVVLHRPFMPTVEGTLCLTGHHLILSSRQDSTEELWLLHSNIDSIEKRFMGSLGTIIVKCKDLRIIQLDIPGMEECLNIASSIEALSTLDSVSLMYPFFYRPMFEVIEDGWNTFLPEHAFKQIETLTDEWRLSSVNKDFTVCPSYPPLVAVPKFIDDDTLRKVATFRHAGRFPVLSYYHKKNGMVMMRAGQPLTGTNGRRCKEDEKLINATLRAGKRGYIIDTRTINVAQQAKARGGGFEQEAHYPQWRRIHKAIERFGILQESLIKLVEACNDQSHNMDRWLSKLEASNWLTHVKEILTTACLAAQCIDREGASVLVHGTEGTDSTLQVTALAQIILDPGCRTIRGFQSLVEREWLQAGHQFQQRCAQSAFSNSKPRWEAPVFLLFLDCVWQILRQFPCSFQFNEHFLVLLFEHAYASQFGTFLGNNANERVKLKLPQKTVSLWSWVNRPQVEERFLNPLFEANSLVIWPSVAPQSLLLWEGVFLRWNRSSKCLDEAYEEMVHIIEYNKELQSKVNALRRQLAQLETEDGLLQTP, from the exons ATGGAGTTTGCCGAGCTGATAAAGACCCCGCGGGTGGACAATGTGGTCCTGCACCGTCCTTTCATGCCTACAGTGGAGGGCACGCTCTGTCTCACTGGGCACCATCTCATCCTCTCCTCCCGCCAGGACAGCACCGAGGAGCTCTGGCTGCTGCACTCCAACATTGACTCCATTGAGAAGAG GTTTATGGGTTCATTGGGCACAATCATTGTAAAGTGTAAAGACTTGAGGATAATACAGCTCGATATCCCTGGGATGGAGGAGTGCCTAAACATCGCCAGTTCTATTGAA GCACTGTCTACCTTGGATTCGGTCTCCCTGATGTACCCTTTTTTCTACCGCCCTATGTTTGAAGTGATCGAGGATGGCTGGAATACTTTCCTTCCTGAACATGCTTTTAAGCAAATTGAAACCTTG ACAGATGAGTGGCGACTGAGCAGTGTGAACAAGGACTTCACTGTGTGCCCTTCCTACCCCCCCCTGGTGGCCGTGCCCAAGTTCATTGATGATGACACGCTACGCAAAGTAGCCACTTTCAGACACGCAGGCCGCTTCCCCGTGCTCAGCTACTACCACAAGAAGAATGGCATG GTGATGATGCGTGCCGGACAGCCCCTGACTGGCACCAACGGGCGGCGCTGCAAGGAGGATGAGAAGCTGATCAACGCTACGCTGCGGGCAGGCAAGCGCGGCTACATCATCGACACCCGGACCATCAATGTGGCACAGCAGGCCAAGGCCAGGGGCGGCGGGTTTGAGCAGGAGGCCCACTACCCCCAGTGGAGGAGGATCCACAAGGCCATCGAGAG GTTTGGTATCCTCCAGGAGAGCCTGATCAAGCTGGTGGAAGCCTGCAACGACCAGTCTCACAACATGGACCGCTGGCTGAGCAAGCTGGAGGCGTCCAACTGGCTGACTCATGTCAAAGAGATCCTCACCACAGCGTGCCTGGCTGCACAGTGCATCGACAG AGAGGGGGCGTCGGTGCTGGTCCACGGCACAGAGGGCACCGACTCCACGCTGCAGGTGACTGCCCTGGCTCAGATCATCCTGGACCCTGGCTGCAGGACCATCAGGGGCTTCCAGTCTCTGGTAGAGAGGGAGTGGCTGCAGGCCGGCCACCAGTTCCAGCAGCGCTGCGCCCAGTCAGCGTTCTCGAACAGCAAGCCGCGCTGGGAGGCCCCGGTGTTCCTGCTCTTCCTGGACTGTGTGTGGCAGATCCTGCGCCAGTTCCCCTGCTCCTTCCAGTTCAACGAGCACTTCCTGGTCCTGCTGTTCGAGCACGCCTACGCCTCCCAGTTTGGCACCTTCCTGGGCAACAACGCAAACGAGCG ggtgaAGCTGAAGCTGCCCCAGAAGACAGTGTCCCTGTGGTCCTGGGTGAACCGGCCCCAGGTGGAGGAGCGCTTCCTTAACCCTCTCTTCGAAGCCAACAGCCTCGTCATATGGCCCTCAGTGGCCCCGCAGAGCCTGCTGCTCTGGGAAG GGGTGTTCCTGCGCTGGAACCGCTCCTCCAAATGTCTGGACGAGGCCTACGAGGAGATGGTGCACATCATCGAGTACAACAAGGAGCTGCAGAGCAAAGTCAACGCTCTGCGCAGACAGCTGGCTCAGCTGGAAACTGAAGACGGGCTGCTGCAGACGCCATGA
- the tdh gene encoding L-threonine dehydrogenase isoform X1, with translation MPVLRALSKAARQALLAPGCGCPPLAVAVRSISFSPRQVTNDASFHSVSFSETDHPKVLITGGLGQLGVGLAKLLRKRFGNNNVILSDIRKPPSHVFHSGPFIYSDILDYKNLREIVVNNRITWLVHYSALLSAVGEANVSLARAVNITGLHNILDIAAEHGLRLFVPSTIGAFGPTSPRNPTPDLCVQRPRTIYGVSKVHAELMGEYYHHRYGLDFRCLRYPGIISADSQPGGGTTDYAVAIFHDAIKTGKFECNLKPDTRLPMMYIDDCLRATLDVMEAPAEQLTMRTYNINAMSFSPEELVAEVQKPLPDLQVTYNIDPVRQAIADSWPMNFDDNNARKDWGWKHDYDLPELVTTMLNFLGADSRIARAN, from the exons ATGCCAGTTTTAAGAGCTCTGAGCAAGGCTGCCAGGCAGGCGCTGCTGGCCCCAGGCTGTGGGTGTCCTCCGCTGGCAGTTGCGGTCCGTAGCATCAGCTTCTCTCCGCGCCAGGTCACCAACGACGCCAGTTTCCACTCGGTCTCCTTCTCTGAGACTGACCATCCCAAGGTCCTCATCACGG GTGGCCTGGGACAGCTTGGGGTGGGACTCGCTAAACTGCTGAG GAAACGATTTGGAAACAACAATGTGATCCTGTCAGATATCCGGAAGCCCCCGAGCCATGTGTTCCACAGCG GACCTTTTATCTATTCTGACATCTTGGACTACAAGAACCTGCGTGAGATCGTGGTGAACAACCGCATCACCTGGCTGGTTCACTACAGCGCCCTTCTCAGTGCTGTCGGGGAGGCCAACGTGTCACTGGCCCGCGCTGTCAACATCACTG gacTACACAATATCCTGGACATTGCCGCAGAACATGGCCTGCGATTGTTTGTCCCCAGCACCATTGGGGCTTTTGGGCCCACGTCCCCACGCAACCCCACCCCTGACCTGTGTGTCCAGCGCCCCCGCACCATCTATGGGGTCTCCAAAGTGCATGCTGAGCTCATGGGAGAG TATTACCATCACCGGTATGGCCTGGATTTCCGCTGTCTGAGGTACCCTGGCATCATCTCAGCAGATTCTCAGCCAGGTGGAGGAACGACGG ACTACGCAGTGGCGATCTTTCACGATGCCATCAAGACAGGCAAGTTTGAATGCAACCTGAAGCCGGACACACGGCTGCCCATGATGTACATCGACGATTGCTTGCGCGCCACCCTGGATGTGATGGAGGCTCCGGCCGAGCAGCTGACCATGCGGACCTATAACATCAACGCCATGAGCTTTAGCCCCGAGGAGCTGGTCGCCGAGGTTCAGAAACCGCTTCCTGACCTCCAGGTCACCTACAACATCGACCCTGTCCGCCAGGCCATCG CTGACAGCTGGCCCATGAATTTTGATGACAACAACGCACGGAAAGACTGGGGCTGGAAACATGACTACGACCTTCCCGAGTTGGTGACGACCATGCTGAACTTCCTTGGCGCAGACTCCCGGATCGCTCGTGCCAACTGA